Proteins encoded together in one Chitinophaga sp. LS1 window:
- a CDS encoding AIR synthase related protein, with product MDQNIYAQRGVSAGKEDVHNAIKNIDKGLFPKAFCKIVPDILGGQADYCNIMHADGAGTKSSLAYTYWKETGDLSVWRGIAQDAIIMNIDDLLCVGATENILLSSTIGRNKGLIPGEVIAAIINGTEEILEELRGHGISIFSTGGETADVGDLVRTIIVDSTVTCRMKRADVISNHTIQAGDVIVGLASYGQASYETSYNGGMGSNGLTSARHDVFNKTIAEKYPESYDPGIPYDLIFSGKKALTDKVEVPGFGSIDAGKLVLSPTRTYAPVIKKVLEGYRAQIHGLVHCSGGAQTKVLHFVDNVHVIKDNLFPIPPLFSLIQEQSGTGWKEMYQVFNMGHRMELYVPEAIAADIIKISEGFNIEAKIVGRVEAAEKKQVTVRSEKGEFIYH from the coding sequence GTGGATCAGAATATCTACGCCCAGCGCGGTGTTTCAGCTGGAAAAGAAGACGTGCACAATGCGATAAAGAACATTGACAAGGGCCTGTTTCCAAAAGCGTTCTGCAAAATTGTACCCGATATTCTCGGTGGACAGGCAGATTACTGCAATATCATGCATGCCGATGGTGCTGGTACCAAATCTTCTCTGGCTTATACTTACTGGAAAGAAACTGGTGATCTTTCTGTATGGAGAGGTATTGCACAGGATGCTATCATCATGAATATTGATGACTTGCTGTGCGTAGGTGCAACTGAAAACATCCTCCTGTCTTCTACTATTGGACGTAATAAAGGACTGATACCAGGAGAGGTGATTGCTGCCATTATCAATGGTACGGAAGAGATCCTGGAAGAACTGAGAGGGCATGGTATCTCCATTTTCTCTACGGGTGGTGAAACTGCGGATGTAGGAGATCTGGTACGTACTATCATCGTCGATTCTACCGTGACCTGCAGAATGAAGAGAGCAGATGTGATTTCCAATCATACCATTCAGGCGGGTGATGTGATTGTGGGACTGGCTTCTTATGGTCAGGCTTCTTACGAAACTTCTTACAATGGCGGTATGGGCAGCAATGGTCTGACTTCTGCCCGTCATGATGTATTTAATAAAACGATAGCGGAGAAATATCCGGAGAGCTATGATCCGGGTATTCCTTATGACCTGATCTTCAGTGGTAAAAAAGCATTGACAGATAAGGTAGAGGTACCGGGTTTTGGTAGTATTGATGCGGGTAAACTGGTATTGTCTCCAACCCGTACGTATGCTCCGGTGATTAAGAAAGTGCTGGAAGGATATCGTGCACAGATTCATGGTTTGGTACACTGTAGTGGTGGTGCGCAAACAAAGGTGTTGCACTTTGTTGACAACGTGCATGTGATTAAGGATAACCTGTTCCCGATTCCACCGTTATTTAGTCTGATACAGGAGCAATCCGGTACAGGATGGAAGGAGATGTATCAGGTGTTTAATATGGGTCATAGAATGGAATTGTATGTACCTGAGGCGATAGCAGCGGATATTATTAAGATTAGTGAGGGCTTTAATATAGAAGCGAAGATAGTAGGAAGGGTAGAGGCGGCAGAGAAGAAACAGGTGACGGTGAGGAGTGAAAAGGGGGAGTTTATTTATCACTAA
- a CDS encoding bifunctional riboflavin kinase/FAD synthetase — protein sequence MLIHRDLTQLPAFKRAVITIGTFDGVHTGHRHIIRQLQQAATACDGETVIVTFDPHPREVLQPGSNLVRLLTTLDEKIALLSAQGIDHLVIVPFTREFSELSAQAYLEDFLIERFKPHTIIIGYDHRFGHNREGGLELLEAEQTQYGFSLIEIPQQIVHDLTVSSTKIRKSLQEGNVHLANELLGYQYFLEGTVVHGDKMGRKLGYPTANIQLPDQRKLIPAQGIYAIRVHVKEQEQPLNGVMSIGTRPTFNGNDLRLEAHIFDFKGDLYEQVIKVEMVSYIRANQKFDNVDALIAQMDKDSTEAKTLLG from the coding sequence ATGCTCATACACAGGGACCTTACCCAATTGCCAGCTTTTAAGCGGGCAGTTATTACCATCGGAACATTTGACGGCGTTCATACCGGACACCGCCACATCATCCGACAATTACAACAGGCTGCCACTGCCTGCGATGGTGAGACAGTGATCGTCACCTTCGATCCTCACCCAAGGGAAGTGCTGCAACCGGGGAGTAATCTTGTCCGACTCCTGACCACTTTAGATGAAAAGATTGCTTTACTGTCGGCACAGGGAATTGATCACCTGGTGATTGTTCCTTTTACACGCGAGTTTTCTGAGCTCTCGGCCCAGGCTTACCTGGAGGATTTTCTGATAGAAAGATTCAAACCTCATACGATTATCATTGGTTACGACCACCGATTCGGGCATAACCGCGAAGGTGGGCTGGAATTGCTGGAAGCGGAGCAGACGCAGTATGGATTTAGTTTGATCGAGATTCCGCAGCAGATTGTGCATGATCTGACAGTAAGTTCTACCAAAATCAGGAAGAGTTTGCAGGAAGGGAATGTGCATCTGGCAAATGAATTGCTTGGTTATCAGTATTTTCTGGAAGGAACGGTGGTGCATGGAGATAAGATGGGGAGAAAATTAGGATATCCGACGGCAAATATTCAATTGCCAGATCAGCGGAAATTGATACCTGCACAGGGGATTTATGCGATCCGGGTACATGTGAAGGAGCAGGAGCAACCATTGAATGGGGTGATGAGTATTGGAACAAGGCCTACTTTTAATGGAAATGATTTGCGCCTGGAGGCACATATATTTGATTTTAAAGGGGATTTATATGAGCAGGTGATTAAGGTGGAGATGGTGAGCTATATCAGGGCGAATCAGAAGTTTGACAATGTGGACGCGCTGATAGCGCAGATGGATAAAGATAGTACAGAGGCGAAAACCTTGTTAGGATAA
- the holA gene encoding DNA polymerase III subunit delta: MDYQDIIKDWKQKKFKSLYWLEGDEDFFIDQVTNYAEHHLLDESEKGFNLTILYGKETSWSAVVNACRRYPMFAERQVVVLKEAQAMKDILKLETYIDKPLDSTIFVVAHKQGKIDGRSKIAKLIKDRGVLLSTKKMYDNQLPAWVDAYVNGLGRAISQKAGILLVDHIGNDLSRMANEIEKLLVNLAPEKKIDENDIEKYVGISKEYNVFELQNAIGQKDMGKVIRIIQYFAANPKAGPIQMVLPALYNFFSKMSQLFGVKGGEKEIAAALGVHPFFVKDYMAAARQYGVEGTEKAILLLHHYNLRSIGINDSGVEDGELMKELAYKIMN, translated from the coding sequence ATGGATTATCAGGATATAATAAAAGACTGGAAACAAAAGAAGTTCAAGTCGTTATACTGGCTGGAAGGAGATGAAGACTTCTTTATCGATCAGGTGACCAACTATGCGGAGCATCATCTGCTGGATGAATCAGAGAAGGGATTCAACCTTACTATATTATATGGTAAGGAGACCTCCTGGAGTGCGGTGGTTAATGCCTGCAGACGATACCCTATGTTTGCCGAAAGGCAGGTAGTGGTGTTGAAAGAGGCCCAGGCTATGAAGGATATTCTGAAACTGGAGACGTATATTGATAAACCACTGGATTCCACCATTTTTGTGGTGGCACATAAACAGGGTAAGATCGATGGGCGCAGTAAGATAGCAAAACTGATAAAAGACAGAGGGGTACTACTCAGTACCAAGAAGATGTATGATAATCAGTTGCCGGCCTGGGTAGATGCATATGTGAATGGATTGGGCAGGGCCATCTCTCAGAAAGCAGGTATTTTGCTGGTTGATCATATCGGCAATGACCTGTCCCGTATGGCGAATGAGATTGAAAAACTGCTGGTGAACCTGGCGCCTGAAAAGAAGATTGATGAGAATGATATTGAGAAGTATGTAGGGATCAGTAAGGAATACAATGTATTTGAATTACAGAATGCTATTGGCCAGAAGGATATGGGTAAGGTGATACGTATTATCCAATATTTTGCCGCCAATCCGAAGGCAGGGCCTATACAAATGGTATTGCCGGCATTGTATAATTTCTTTAGTAAGATGAGTCAGCTCTTTGGTGTGAAAGGTGGGGAGAAGGAGATTGCAGCGGCGTTGGGGGTGCATCCGTTTTTTGTAAAGGATTATATGGCGGCAGCAAGGCAGTACGGGGTAGAGGGAACGGAGAAGGCGATATTGCTTTTACATCATTATAATTTAAGGAGCATCGGTATCAACGACAGTGGGGTAGAGGATGGAGAATTAATGAAAGAACTGGCGTATAAAATAATGAACTAA
- a CDS encoding ribonuclease H-like domain-containing protein, protein MLPNIALDQLLLLDIETTPAVKAFDCLPENMQMLWLDKIAKTAPDSAEGEDLYADRAGIYAEFGKIVCISVGFFTVENGRYQLRIKSIYHDDEKVLLSSFLELVNKFYIKNPKFQFAGHNIKEFDIPFICRRSVIHQLSLPPALQLHNLKPWEVPMLDTMQLWRFGDFKNYTSLKLLTAILGIPTPKDDIDGSMVAKVYYEEANGLERIVTYCQKDVVAVGQLLMRFKGVPLMEDGDVVYIK, encoded by the coding sequence GTGTTACCGAATATCGCATTAGATCAATTACTGCTGCTTGACATAGAGACAACACCTGCTGTTAAGGCTTTTGATTGTCTTCCGGAAAACATGCAAATGCTTTGGCTTGACAAAATTGCAAAAACTGCGCCAGATTCAGCCGAAGGGGAAGACCTATACGCTGACCGGGCGGGGATCTATGCCGAATTTGGAAAAATCGTTTGTATTTCCGTTGGATTTTTTACCGTAGAAAATGGTCGTTATCAATTGCGTATCAAATCAATTTATCATGACGATGAAAAGGTTTTATTAAGCAGTTTTTTAGAATTGGTAAATAAGTTCTATATAAAAAATCCCAAATTCCAGTTTGCAGGTCACAACATCAAAGAATTTGATATTCCTTTTATTTGCAGGCGGTCTGTGATCCATCAGCTATCTTTGCCACCTGCTTTACAACTGCATAACCTAAAACCCTGGGAAGTACCTATGTTGGATACGATGCAGTTATGGCGGTTTGGCGACTTTAAAAACTATACTTCCCTGAAGTTATTAACAGCGATACTTGGTATACCGACGCCCAAAGATGATATCGATGGAAGTATGGTGGCAAAAGTATATTATGAAGAAGCCAATGGACTGGAAAGGATCGTTACCTATTGTCAGAAAGACGTGGTAGCAGTAGGCCAGCTCCTGATGCGGTTCAAGGGAGTGCCCCTGATGGAAGATGGGGATGTCGTATATATTAAATAA
- a CDS encoding response regulator, with protein MLLGLSSTNSVKIQEPIMQENTKQVYVVDDDEIFHFILKKMLEQQADNLEITSFLCAEDALAQLQDQPQYMLPSLIILDMNMQRMNGWDFIEAYKTIKPTLNQHIPIIMCSSSMDMRDMQKVQRTPELMAYITKPLDPMKMKVITDVLA; from the coding sequence ATGTTATTGGGATTGAGTTCAACAAACAGTGTTAAAATACAGGAACCGATTATGCAGGAAAACACGAAGCAGGTGTACGTCGTAGACGATGATGAGATCTTTCATTTCATCCTGAAAAAGATGTTGGAACAACAAGCCGACAATCTGGAAATCACCAGCTTCCTCTGCGCAGAAGATGCGCTGGCTCAGTTACAAGACCAGCCGCAGTATATGCTGCCTTCCTTAATCATCCTGGACATGAACATGCAACGTATGAATGGATGGGACTTCATCGAAGCCTATAAAACGATTAAACCAACCCTCAATCAACATATTCCCATCATCATGTGCTCTTCATCTATGGACATGCGGGATATGCAGAAAGTACAACGCACACCGGAACTAATGGCCTACATAACCAAGCCCTTAGACCCCATGAAGATGAAAGTGATCACCGATGTACTTGCCTGA